One window of Peteryoungia desertarenae genomic DNA carries:
- the panC gene encoding pantoate--beta-alanine ligase, producing METITTIAALRERLAPHRRAGRSIGFVPTMGYLHQGHLSLVSHARAENDVTVVSIFVNPLQFGKNEDLDKYPRDLARDSAMLEDAGVDILFAPSVSEMYPQPMQTVVDLPELGSELEGEARPGHFAGVATVVTKLFNIVQADAAYFGEKDYQQVTIIQKMVEDLAIPVRIVPVATVRESDGLACSSRNVYLTREERLAASIMPKALAEAERLLLSGVRDVSTLEARLSDFIRSEPLAAPEVIAIRDPRTLGRLDTIEGPALLLLYVRFGKTKLLDNRVIGLRVAPGKEAA from the coding sequence ATGGAAACCATCACCACGATCGCCGCATTGCGCGAGAGACTTGCGCCCCATCGCCGCGCTGGACGCAGCATCGGCTTTGTTCCGACAATGGGTTACCTGCACCAGGGGCATCTGAGCCTTGTCTCCCATGCCCGGGCGGAAAACGACGTGACCGTCGTGTCGATTTTCGTCAACCCGCTCCAGTTCGGCAAGAACGAGGATCTCGACAAATACCCCCGTGACCTCGCCCGCGATAGCGCCATGCTGGAGGACGCAGGAGTAGACATCCTTTTCGCCCCTTCTGTGTCGGAGATGTATCCGCAGCCCATGCAGACGGTCGTTGATCTGCCCGAGTTGGGCTCGGAACTGGAGGGCGAAGCAAGGCCCGGTCATTTCGCAGGCGTGGCAACGGTGGTCACCAAGCTCTTCAACATCGTCCAGGCGGATGCGGCATACTTCGGTGAAAAGGACTACCAGCAGGTCACGATCATCCAGAAGATGGTGGAGGACCTTGCAATTCCGGTTCGGATCGTGCCCGTCGCAACGGTGCGGGAGTCCGACGGCCTCGCCTGTTCCTCTCGCAACGTCTATCTCACACGTGAAGAGCGCCTGGCCGCGTCGATCATGCCAAAGGCACTGGCAGAAGCAGAACGCCTGCTCTTGAGCGGCGTTCGCGACGTATCAACGCTCGAAGCCCGGCTTTCCGACTTTATCCGCTCAGAACCCCTCGCGGCGCCGGAAGTGATCGCCATTCGTGATCCCCGCACGCTTGGGAGGCTCGACACGATCGAGGGCCCTGCCCTTCTTCTCCTCTACGTGCGCTTCGGCAAGACGAAGCTGCTCGACAACCGCGTCATTGGCCTGAGAGTCGCGCCCGGCAAGGAGGCCGCCTGA
- the panB gene encoding 3-methyl-2-oxobutanoate hydroxymethyltransferase: MSTPPRQKRLTPADITALKGNRPVVSLTAYTTPMARLFDEHCDLLLVGDSLGMVLYGLDTTVGVTMEMMIAHGQAVMRGVKRACVIVDMPFGSYQESKEQAFRNAARIMKETGCDGVKLEGGAEMAETVAFLVARGVPVFGHVGLMPQQVNTSGGYRSKGHSDAEQDKIRRDAVAIDEAGAFAMVIEGTVEPLAREITGTVRSATIGIGASPACDGQILVSDDMLGLFNDFKPRFVKHFAELAQVISKAAEDYATEVKARSFPGPEHTFQIRPAK; the protein is encoded by the coding sequence ATGAGCACACCACCCCGCCAGAAGCGTCTGACGCCCGCCGATATCACCGCTCTCAAGGGCAATCGTCCGGTGGTCTCGCTCACTGCCTATACGACCCCGATGGCGCGGCTCTTCGATGAGCATTGCGACCTGCTCCTCGTTGGCGACAGTCTCGGCATGGTGCTCTACGGCCTCGACACCACCGTTGGCGTGACCATGGAGATGATGATCGCCCATGGCCAGGCCGTCATGCGGGGTGTCAAGCGTGCCTGCGTGATCGTCGACATGCCCTTCGGCTCCTATCAGGAGAGCAAGGAACAAGCCTTCCGCAACGCAGCCCGCATCATGAAGGAAACGGGTTGTGATGGCGTGAAGCTTGAAGGTGGCGCGGAAATGGCCGAAACCGTGGCCTTCCTTGTCGCCCGTGGCGTTCCCGTCTTCGGCCATGTCGGCCTGATGCCGCAACAGGTCAACACCTCCGGCGGCTATCGTTCCAAGGGACATAGCGACGCCGAACAGGACAAGATCCGTCGTGATGCTGTCGCCATCGACGAAGCAGGTGCCTTCGCCATGGTCATCGAAGGAACGGTAGAACCGCTCGCCCGTGAAATCACCGGAACCGTGCGCTCTGCCACCATCGGCATTGGCGCATCGCCCGCATGCGACGGTCAGATCCTCGTCTCCGATGACATGCTCGGCCTGTTCAATGACTTCAAACCACGCTTCGTCAAGCATTTTGCCGAACTGGCGCAGGTCATTTCCAAGGCGGCGGAGGACTATGCGACGGAAGTTAAGGCCCGAAGCTTCCCCGGACCGGAACACACCTTCCAGATCCGCCCGGCGAAGTAA
- a CDS encoding AzlC family ABC transporter permease — protein sequence MSRSEFGDGVAKAVPVIISASPFAVLFGAIAVANGLTVFEAGLTSATVFAGASQLVGIELFGNHVPAWLIILSVFAVNFRHVLYSAALTPLIEHFSLGQKAATLFLLTDPQFAESLKRREIGKQVTFSWYMGLGLPIFVAWVAMTLVGAFFGKLIGDPARFGLDVLLPIYFMALVLGFRRRSNFLPVVAVSAVASVIAHKTVGSPWHVSIGAIAGVLAAALMPPPVKRKPDEEAHSLEAGQ from the coding sequence ATGTCACGATCAGAATTCGGCGACGGCGTTGCTAAAGCCGTCCCGGTCATCATTTCTGCAAGCCCATTTGCCGTCCTGTTTGGTGCCATCGCAGTCGCCAATGGCCTCACAGTATTTGAGGCTGGGCTCACCAGCGCCACCGTCTTTGCAGGCGCAAGCCAGTTGGTTGGCATCGAACTCTTCGGCAATCATGTCCCCGCCTGGCTGATCATCCTCTCGGTCTTCGCCGTGAACTTTCGCCATGTGCTCTACTCAGCCGCTCTGACCCCGCTGATCGAACATTTCAGCCTCGGGCAAAAGGCGGCGACCCTTTTCCTGCTGACCGATCCCCAGTTTGCTGAAAGTCTGAAACGGAGAGAGATCGGTAAGCAGGTGACATTTTCCTGGTACATGGGACTGGGCCTCCCGATTTTTGTGGCCTGGGTTGCCATGACGCTGGTCGGCGCATTCTTCGGAAAACTCATTGGCGACCCGGCCCGCTTCGGCCTCGACGTCTTGCTACCAATCTATTTCATGGCCCTTGTGCTTGGTTTCCGCCGGCGCTCCAACTTCCTGCCCGTTGTTGCCGTCAGCGCAGTCGCCTCGGTCATCGCTCACAAGACTGTGGGCTCACCATGGCATGTCAGCATCGGTGCGATTGCCGGCGTTCTGGCCGCAGCGCTGATGCCGCCACCCGTCAAGCGTAAACCAGACGAAGAAGCACATTCGCTGGAGGCCGGCCAATGA
- a CDS encoding AzlD family protein, which produces MNTLLTADMLVIILGCALATYATRISGYLLIRRMKNIPPRMDAALNAVPAAVLTTLVAPAFVAGGLEVKVALAVSLLAGLWLSTIPMLLAGWAVAVAIRHLVL; this is translated from the coding sequence ATGAACACGCTCCTGACTGCGGACATGCTGGTGATCATCCTTGGCTGTGCGCTTGCGACCTATGCCACGCGCATCTCCGGATATTTGTTGATCCGCAGGATGAAGAACATTCCGCCGCGAATGGACGCAGCCTTGAACGCCGTCCCGGCGGCGGTTCTGACAACCCTTGTGGCTCCAGCGTTTGTGGCCGGCGGCCTGGAGGTGAAGGTAGCACTTGCCGTAAGCCTGCTGGCAGGCCTCTGGCTCTCCACGATACCCATGCTACTCGCCGGCTGGGCGGTTGCGGTCGCAATCCGCCACCTGGTGCTTTGA
- a CDS encoding aminopeptidase P family protein — MFQSFEVKSTPQHGRARVDALRSHFDALGVDGVLIPRSDEYLGEYVPECAERLAWMSGFTGSAGQLLVTRTAAIVFVDGRYVTQVAEQIDRQVFTAGDLVGHPPHCFIATSNLKGFRLGIDPWVHTGAEVRKLEQALAEVGGSLVKLPQNPVDMIWTDRPAEPLGAVVIQPISYSGVPAEEKIEGIVNELKDRGLAAVLITDPSSVAWIFNLRGADVPHTPHPLARAIIAANGRCSLFLDSRKTNLEVESYLRDLCEQVAPVELSQRLEQLCAGGQRILLDPDLAPQALADLVRARGGVVVEGNDPAKLGRAVKNMVELNGSAAAHLQDGVAVVEFLTWLDQQPAGTVTEIGAAQELEAARMRVGERMQNPLKDISFDTISGAGEHAAIMHYRVTIESDRPIHAGEMFLIDSGAQYVNGTTDITRTIAIGAVPEEQKRFFTLALKGMIAISTARFPKSTRGCDLDPLARIALWKAGADFAHGTGHGVGSYLSVHEGPQRISRLSTQELLPGMILSNEPGYYRPGSFGIRIENLIYVREAEEIEGGDQPMLGFETLTFVPIDRYLVVQELLTREELQWLDSYHERTREELLPLMADEKARNWLIKATEPFGR; from the coding sequence ATGTTCCAGAGCTTCGAGGTCAAATCCACTCCGCAACATGGGCGCGCAAGGGTCGACGCCCTTCGCTCCCATTTCGATGCTCTGGGCGTGGATGGCGTACTCATACCGCGGTCTGATGAGTATCTCGGCGAATATGTTCCCGAATGCGCCGAACGCCTTGCGTGGATGTCGGGGTTTACGGGCTCTGCCGGCCAGTTGCTGGTGACGCGTACCGCTGCCATCGTTTTCGTGGATGGCCGCTATGTGACGCAGGTCGCAGAACAGATTGATCGCCAAGTTTTTACAGCCGGAGATCTGGTCGGTCATCCGCCGCATTGCTTCATTGCAACTTCAAACCTGAAGGGCTTTCGGCTGGGGATCGATCCCTGGGTTCATACAGGCGCGGAGGTGCGCAAGCTGGAGCAGGCTCTCGCTGAAGTTGGCGGTAGCCTCGTCAAGCTTCCACAAAACCCTGTCGACATGATCTGGACCGATCGCCCGGCTGAACCGCTCGGCGCTGTGGTCATCCAGCCAATCAGCTACTCCGGCGTTCCGGCCGAGGAGAAAATTGAAGGCATTGTCAACGAACTGAAGGACCGGGGGCTGGCGGCAGTGCTGATCACAGATCCATCGTCGGTCGCCTGGATCTTCAATCTGCGGGGCGCGGATGTGCCGCATACGCCGCATCCGCTGGCGCGCGCGATCATTGCGGCCAATGGTCGGTGCAGCCTGTTTCTCGACAGCCGCAAGACCAATCTGGAGGTCGAGAGCTATCTGCGTGATCTCTGTGAACAGGTGGCTCCTGTTGAGCTGTCGCAGCGTCTCGAGCAGTTATGCGCGGGTGGCCAGCGCATCCTGCTGGACCCGGATCTTGCGCCGCAGGCGCTTGCGGATCTGGTGCGCGCCAGGGGTGGTGTCGTGGTGGAAGGCAACGACCCAGCCAAGCTCGGGCGGGCGGTCAAGAACATGGTGGAGCTCAACGGTTCCGCCGCCGCTCATCTGCAGGATGGCGTGGCCGTTGTCGAGTTCCTGACCTGGCTTGATCAGCAACCCGCTGGCACCGTGACCGAGATCGGCGCTGCCCAGGAGCTTGAGGCGGCGCGCATGCGGGTTGGCGAAAGGATGCAGAACCCGCTCAAGGACATCTCCTTCGACACGATCTCCGGGGCCGGGGAGCATGCCGCAATCATGCATTACCGTGTGACCATCGAGAGTGACAGGCCGATCCACGCGGGCGAGATGTTCCTCATCGATTCAGGCGCCCAGTATGTGAATGGCACGACCGATATCACACGCACCATCGCCATCGGGGCTGTTCCGGAGGAGCAGAAGCGCTTCTTTACGCTGGCGCTCAAGGGAATGATTGCGATCAGCACGGCGCGCTTTCCAAAGAGTACCCGTGGCTGCGATCTGGACCCTTTGGCGCGGATCGCGCTTTGGAAGGCCGGTGCCGATTTTGCCCATGGAACAGGTCATGGTGTCGGCTCCTATCTGTCCGTGCATGAAGGCCCGCAGCGTATCTCGCGCCTGTCCACCCAGGAGCTTCTGCCGGGCATGATCCTGTCGAACGAGCCTGGTTATTACCGTCCGGGCAGCTTTGGAATCCGGATCGAGAACCTCATTTATGTCCGGGAGGCCGAAGAGATCGAAGGCGGCGACCAGCCGATGCTCGGCTTCGAGACGCTGACCTTCGTGCCGATCGATCGCTATCTGGTGGTGCAAGAACTGCTGACACGCGAGGAGTTGCAATGGCTCGACAGTTACCATGAGCGCACACGCGAGGAACTCTTGCCCCTGATGGCAGACGAGAAGGCTCGAAACTGGCTGATAAAGGCGACCGAACCTTTCGGTCGCTGA
- a CDS encoding 50S ribosomal protein L11 methyltransferase, whose amino-acid sequence MSEIRLFVTTTEANANRILDLMSLEFGEEDYAIATTEIDEKADVWEVSIYLMGDQEEEVQPRFLRVLQAEYPDDVIQREVIPDVDWIAMSLEGLKPVRAGRFLVHGSHDRDKVQPNDLAIEIDAGQAFGTGHHGTTAGCLEVIDKVVSARNVRNALDLGTGSGVLAIAVRKLVKVPVLATDIDPIAVRVAKENARRNEVVSGIDFRTAPGFHSTAFADHGPFDLIIANILARPLMKMAPQLVAHLAPGGSVILSGILAEQRWKVLSAYNGAGLAHIRTIWRNGWVTIHLMRQ is encoded by the coding sequence TTGAGTGAAATCCGCCTCTTTGTCACGACGACCGAAGCCAATGCGAACCGCATCCTGGACCTGATGAGCCTGGAGTTTGGCGAGGAAGATTATGCAATCGCCACCACGGAGATCGATGAAAAGGCGGATGTATGGGAGGTCTCCATCTATCTGATGGGTGATCAGGAAGAAGAGGTGCAGCCGAGGTTCCTGCGCGTTCTTCAAGCCGAGTATCCGGACGATGTCATCCAGCGTGAAGTCATTCCTGACGTCGACTGGATCGCGATGTCGCTTGAAGGCTTGAAGCCGGTAAGGGCAGGGAGGTTTCTTGTTCACGGTTCGCATGACCGGGACAAGGTTCAACCGAACGATCTTGCCATCGAAATCGATGCCGGGCAGGCCTTCGGAACAGGTCACCATGGAACGACTGCAGGATGTCTTGAAGTCATCGACAAGGTCGTCAGTGCACGCAATGTCAGAAACGCGCTTGATCTCGGCACTGGCAGCGGCGTTCTGGCCATTGCCGTGCGCAAGCTGGTCAAGGTTCCGGTTCTTGCGACCGATATCGATCCGATCGCCGTTCGTGTTGCAAAAGAGAACGCCCGGCGAAACGAAGTTGTCAGCGGTATTGATTTCCGCACTGCCCCCGGCTTTCACTCCACCGCTTTTGCCGACCATGGTCCTTTTGACCTTATTATCGCAAATATTCTTGCGCGTCCGCTGATGAAGATGGCGCCGCAGCTGGTCGCTCATCTGGCGCCGGGCGGCTCGGTGATCCTGTCTGGCATTCTGGCCGAGCAGCGCTGGAAGGTGCTTTCCGCCTATAACGGTGCCGGTCTTGCCCATATTCGCACGATCTGGCGAAATGGTTGGGTCACCATCCATTTGATGCGCCAGTAG
- a CDS encoding SCO family protein, with product MRSVRIALWSAVVVMAGVLGWLTLTVTQQGQQASEAPFGVPFQLVDQNGQPITEQALRGKPTALFFGFTHCPEVCPTTLYELDGWMKTVDPEGNRLQAFFVTVDPERDTPEILGRYISNVTDRVVGIAGDPVEMAEVVKGFRVYAKKVPLDEADPTGDYTMDHTASIFLLDAEGRFKGTIAYGENPDVAIQKLENLAKG from the coding sequence ATGCGCAGTGTCAGAATAGCCTTGTGGAGCGCCGTCGTCGTCATGGCAGGCGTTCTTGGCTGGTTAACGCTGACGGTCACCCAACAGGGGCAGCAGGCGAGCGAAGCACCTTTTGGCGTGCCGTTTCAGCTTGTCGATCAGAATGGGCAACCCATCACGGAACAGGCGCTGCGCGGCAAGCCGACCGCCTTGTTTTTTGGCTTCACCCATTGCCCCGAAGTCTGCCCGACCACGCTTTACGAACTCGATGGCTGGATGAAGACCGTTGATCCGGAAGGTAATCGCCTGCAGGCCTTCTTCGTGACCGTCGATCCTGAGCGGGACACGCCGGAAATCCTGGGCCGCTATATCTCCAATGTCACCGATCGCGTTGTCGGCATTGCAGGCGATCCGGTAGAGATGGCTGAAGTCGTGAAGGGTTTCCGCGTCTATGCCAAGAAAGTGCCCCTTGATGAGGCGGACCCAACCGGCGACTACACGATGGATCACACGGCATCCATCTTCCTCCTCGATGCGGAAGGGCGCTTCAAGGGCACGATTGCCTATGGCGAGAATCCCGATGTCGCTATTCAAAAGCTGGAGAACCTCGCCAAAGGATGA